In a genomic window of Aptenodytes patagonicus chromosome 24, bAptPat1.pri.cur, whole genome shotgun sequence:
- the PRNP gene encoding major prion protein homolog gives MARLLVTYCLVALLLGAWTDVAFSKKGKGKPSGGGWGTGSHRQPSYPRQPGYPQNPGYPHNPGYPHNPGYPHNPGYPHNPGYPHNPGWGQGYNPSSGGSYHNQKPWKPPKSKTNFKHMAGAAAAGAVVGGLGGYAMGRVMSGMHYRFDSPDEYRWWNENSARYPNQVYYRDYSSPVTQDVFVADCFNITVTEYNIGPAAKKNASEAGPAVNQTETELETKVVTKVIREMCIQQYREYRLASGIRLHLADASLAALLLLTLFAMH, from the coding sequence ATGGCCAGGCTCCTCGTCACCTACTGCCTGGTGGCCCTGCTTCTCGGCGCCTGGACCGACGTCGCCTTCTCCAAGaagggcaaaggcaaacccagcGGAGGCGGCTGGGGCACGGGGAGCCACCGCCAGCCCAGCTACCCCCGCCAGCCCGGCTACCCCCAAAATCCTGGCTATCCCCATAACCCCGGCTACCCCCACAACCCCGGCTACCCCCACAACCCGGGGTACCCCCACAACCCGGGGTACCCCCACAACCCGGGGTGGGGACAGGGTTACAACCCTTCCAGCGGAGGAAGCTACCACAACCAAAAGCCATGGAAACCCCCCAAATCCAAGACCAACTTCAAGCACAtggccggggcagcggcggccggCGCCGTGGTGGGAGGTTTGGGGGGCTACGCCATGGGACGCGTCATGTCGGGGATGCACTATCGCTTCGACAGCCCCGATGAGTACCGGTGGTGGAACGAAAATTCGGCGCGGTACCCCAACCAGGTTTACTACCGGGATTACAGCAGCCCCGTCACGCAGGACGTCTTCGTCGCCGACTGCTTTAACATCACCGTGACCGAATACAACATCGGACCCGCCGCCAAGAAGAACGCGTCGGAGGCTGGTCCAGCGGTGAACCAAACAGAGACGGAGCTGGAGACCAAGGTGGTGACGAAGGTGATCCGGGAGATGTGCATCCAGCAGTACCGCGAGTACCGCCTGGCCTCCGGCATCCGGCTGCACCTTGCCGACGCATCCCtcgccgccctcctcctcctcacccttttCGCCATGCACTGA